GGCCTGGGTGTGCTGGACACCGACCTCCGCTACATCTCGGTGAACCCGGCCGAGGAACGCATGAACGGCGTGCCTGCCGCCGAGCACGTGGGCCGGCACGTCCAGGAGGTGCTGCCGTTCCTGGACGCGTCCTTCGCGGCGACGATGCGCCAGGTCCTGACGACCGGCACCCCGGTCCTGGACCAGTACACCGTCGGCAGGACCCCGGCGGACCCGGAGAACGAGCACGCCTGGTCGATCTCCTTCCACCGGCTCGAAACCCCCAACGGCAAGGTGCTGGGCGTGGTGACGTCGAGCGTCGACGTCACCGAGCGGCACCGCGCCGTACAGGAGCAACGACGCACGGTGCTCGCCCTCCAGCGCAGCCTGCTGCCCGTCTCACCGCCCCCGCGACCGGGCCTGGCGGTCGCGTCCCGCTACCGGCCCGCCCGAGCCGCCGTGGAGATCGGCGGGGACTGGTACGACGTCATCGCGCTCGGCGGCGACAAGACCGCACTCGTCGTCGGTGATGTCATGGGCAGCGGCGTGAGCGCCGCCGCCACCATGGGGCAGCTCCGAACGGCCACCCGCACTCTCGCCTGCCTCGACCTCGACCCCGCGGAGGTGCTCCGGCACCTCGACCGCATCACCCAGGACCTCGCACAGGAGACCATCGCCACCTGCGTCTACGCGGTCTACGACCCCCGCACCGGCCGGTGCCGCATGTCCCAGGCCGGTCATCTGCCCGCCGCCCTCCTCCACGCCGACGGGACTCGGGAACTGCTCGACCTGCCCACCGGCACCCCGCTGGGAGTGGGAAAGGGCGACTTCGACGCCCGCACGGTCGCCCTCGACCCGGGCGACCAGCTCGTCCTGTACACCGACGGTCTGGTGGAAAGGCGGGACCAGCCCATCGACGCGTGCCTGGACAACCTGCTCAGCCTCCTGGACGACCCCGAACGCTCCCCTGACGACACCTGTGATGTGCTGCTGCGCACCCTGCGCCATCCCGGCGACCACGACGACGTGGCGCTGCTCGTGGCCCGGGTCCTGCCGTCCGTGCCCGGCCCGGGCGCCGTGCGGCCGCCCGCGCCCGGGAGCGGGGAGCACGGCGCGGGCGGGCGCGGCCGCTCGCGGGAGCGGTGAGCCCGGGCCCCGACTCCCTCCGGCGGGCGCCCTCCAGCCGGTCCTCAGCGCAGTCGAGCCGTCGCGACGTGGATCCTGAACCCGCAGGGAACGCGCCCGTCCGGACCCGCCATCTCCTTCGCCTCGGTCAGGAAGCCCGCCCGCAGACGCTCGACGGCGGCCGCGTCCAGCGGGCCGAGGTCGTAGACGCGGGACACGACCTCCCACACCTCGTCGGCCGAACCGCCGAGATCGATGGGGACGGTCTCCCAGTCCGCCGGGGTGAAGCCCGCCGGTCCCAGGATCTCGTCGAGCCCGTCGCGACTGCGCGTCCTCCTGTCCCCGAGTGCCGGGATGCGCTGGGAAGGGGGCGCTTCCCCGACGACGGACCGCAACAGGGTGGTGAAGCGTTCGTACGCCTCGCCGCCGACGCCTCCGCCGCCCAGGACGCAGGCCAGCACGCCGCCGGGAGCCAGCACGCGGGCAACCTCCGCCGCCACCTGGTCGATCTCGGCCATCAGCATCAGCGCCATGTGCGAGACGCAGGCGTCGAAGCTGTCGTCGGCGAAGGGAAGGCTCTGCGCGCGGCCCTCCTCCAACCGCGCCTCGGACAGCGACGGTCGGCGCCGCGCCAGGGCCAGTGACTCCGGGGAGAGGTCGACTCCCGCGAGCCGCCTTCCCCCACTGCGCGCCAGATGCTCCAGCAGCAGGCCGTCGCCGCATCCGAGGTCCAGAACGCGTCTGCTTCCCGCCGCCCGATGACACAGGATCTCGTAGCTGGACCGGCCGTCCGGGGCGCGGCCGCCCCCGAACGCCTCTGCCGTCACCGCCGGATGTCCGGCGTGAAAGGCCCGGAGGAACGCTTCCTGCGATGCGGTGGTCGTCATGACCCCAACCTACGACGCCGGTTCCCGCGGGGGGCGCGCTCAGGGCGATGCCGGGTCCCCCCGGATCGTCCCGGGCGGACATTGAACACCCCGGGGGATCCGTACGTTTCAAAGGTAACGACATATCAGTTGCAACGAGCAACGGCCCGTGCCCGGTCCCGACCGGTCCGGTCCGGGGCCACGGCGGCGGTATCGCGTTCGCCCGGAACGCCCAGGTGTCCGGCGTCGGGTGCCCGTGCGCCGTGCTCGTCACGCCGTCCACGGCGACTGTTCTGTGGACAAGGGGTGAGTCGATGCCCGGGATCCTCCGGGCATCGCCAGGAATCCGTACGACATGCGGCTTTCCCGTCCGGGGGCTGCGGAACAGGAACGAACGTGATGTCCAAGCGAACAGGCCGGATCGCGGTGCTCGCCGCACTTCCCGCCGCCCTCCTGACCACCTGCGTCGCGTCCACGGCGTTCGCGGCGGAGAACCCGGCGTTCCAGATCGATCTCGAGCAGCTGAACGACTCCGGCTCCCGGGGAACGGCCATGCTGAGCCTTCGCGGCAGGGAACTGACGGTGTGGATCAAGTCGGAGGGCATGGTTCCGGGACAGCCCTCGGCGCAGCACCTGCACGGGTCGACCGAGGGGCGCGACTTCCACTGCCCGGACGCGAGCGACGACACCGACGGCGACGGGATCCTCAACAACACCGAGGCCACGAAGGACTACGGCGACATCAACATCTCCCTCACCACGGAAGGGGAGACGGACGCGGGCAGCGGCCTGGCCGTCGACCGGATGCCCGTCGCCGACAAGGAGGGCAAGATCACTTACAAGCGGACCATCAAGGTCTCGCAGGACGTGGTCGACAACATCAAGGACCTGCACATCGTGCAGCACGGCATCGACCGCAACGACAACGGCGAGTACGACGTCGAGGGCGCCGGCAAGAGCGAGCTCGACCCCAAGCTCCCCCAGGAGGCGACCGCACCGACCAACTGCGGGGTGGTCAAGGGCGCCGCGGTCGGGTCCATTCCGGTCGGCGGGATCGAGACCGGCGGCGGACCCGGTGCCGCGCTCTCCCCGGGGGCGGTGACCGGCGGCGCCGTCGCGGCCGCGGCGGCGGCCGGTGCGCTGGTCGTCGTCCGCAGGAGGACGACGACCAGCTCCGCGGCGACGGCGAAGACGGCGGGTGCCGCATGAACCGCTCCTCCGGCAGCGGGGCGGGGCCCGGTGCCCTGCGTGCGACCGTGTCGGTGATCGCCCTCGCGGCGACGCTGCTGCTCACCTCCTGCGGCGGCCAGGACGCGGCGGCACCGCCGGCCGGCTCGGACCGGAGCGCGGCACAGGACCCGGCGGGCGGTCAGGAGCCGGCGGCGGGTGCGGGAGCGGGCAAGGCCGCAGGGGCACTCGCCCGGTCCGCGCCGCGCGTGGTGTCCATCCCGTCCCTCGGAGTGCAGAGCGAGCTCGAGTCGCTCGGGCAGAACAAGGACGGGACGATGACGACCCCGAAGAACCCCGACCTCGCGGGCTGGTACGAACCGGGCCCCACCCCCGGCTCCCAGGGGCCGGCGGTGATCGCCGGGCATGTGACCTGGAACGGCAAGGCCGCGGTCTTCGAGAAGCTGAAGACGCTGAAGGCCGGCGACACGATCAAGGTGACGCGCGAGGACGGGAAGACGGCCGAGTTCGCCGTGGACCGCATCGCCGAGTACCCGAAGAAGGAGTTCCCCACCCTGGAGGTCTACAAGAACCTCGATCACGCGGGCCTGCGACTGGTCACCTGCGGCGGCCAGTT
The genomic region above belongs to Streptomyces marianii and contains:
- a CDS encoding SpoIIE family protein phosphatase, which produces MCAARSRTDPRAGELAPTASGGLLDLLGVAAVLLDDEGRIDLWSPQAESLFGYSAEEALGRFAGRLLVHEEDLESVLDIFAQVMEGGDSWAGVFPVRHKDGGTRLVEFRNMRLMDDQGDYYALGLAADQTTIRRVERDLALSARLVSQSPIGLGVLDTDLRYISVNPAEERMNGVPAAEHVGRHVQEVLPFLDASFAATMRQVLTTGTPVLDQYTVGRTPADPENEHAWSISFHRLETPNGKVLGVVTSSVDVTERHRAVQEQRRTVLALQRSLLPVSPPPRPGLAVASRYRPARAAVEIGGDWYDVIALGGDKTALVVGDVMGSGVSAAATMGQLRTATRTLACLDLDPAEVLRHLDRITQDLAQETIATCVYAVYDPRTGRCRMSQAGHLPAALLHADGTRELLDLPTGTPLGVGKGDFDARTVALDPGDQLVLYTDGLVERRDQPIDACLDNLLSLLDDPERSPDDTCDVLLRTLRHPGDHDDVALLVARVLPSVPGPGAVRPPAPGSGEHGAGGRGRSRER
- a CDS encoding class I SAM-dependent methyltransferase — its product is MTTTASQEAFLRAFHAGHPAVTAEAFGGGRAPDGRSSYEILCHRAAGSRRVLDLGCGDGLLLEHLARSGGRRLAGVDLSPESLALARRRPSLSEARLEEGRAQSLPFADDSFDACVSHMALMLMAEIDQVAAEVARVLAPGGVLACVLGGGGVGGEAYERFTTLLRSVVGEAPPSQRIPALGDRRTRSRDGLDEILGPAGFTPADWETVPIDLGGSADEVWEVVSRVYDLGPLDAAAVERLRAGFLTEAKEMAGPDGRVPCGFRIHVATARLR
- a CDS encoding class F sortase, which gives rise to MNRSSGSGAGPGALRATVSVIALAATLLLTSCGGQDAAAPPAGSDRSAAQDPAGGQEPAAGAGAGKAAGALARSAPRVVSIPSLGVQSELESLGQNKDGTMTTPKNPDLAGWYEPGPTPGSQGPAVIAGHVTWNGKAAVFEKLKTLKAGDTIKVTREDGKTAEFAVDRIAEYPKKEFPTLEVYKNLDHAGLRLVTCGGQFDADRSYYPNNVVVFASMVAVA